Proteins encoded within one genomic window of Variovorax sp. OAS795:
- a CDS encoding fumarylacetoacetate hydrolase family protein, with amino-acid sequence MSSSAPHYLPTGTVYGTLLNFRAEFDALAPRMAEAPYKAAPKAPVLYVKTANTWSPHESAIAVPAAVPEVEIGASIGMVIGAEGDVEGFVLLNDLSIPHASFFRPPVKFKCVDGFLGIGPVLRDAQEVADPAGFRVEVRVNGTLKQSIDFSQLVRPAAQLLADVGEFMTLAHGDVLMLGCDAGRPLACAGDHVEISAPGFETLANTLVQEVAA; translated from the coding sequence ATGAGCAGCAGCGCACCGCACTATCTTCCGACCGGCACCGTGTACGGCACGCTGCTGAACTTCCGCGCCGAGTTCGACGCGCTCGCGCCGCGAATGGCAGAGGCGCCGTACAAGGCCGCGCCCAAGGCCCCGGTGCTCTACGTGAAGACCGCCAACACCTGGAGCCCGCACGAGAGCGCCATCGCGGTGCCCGCCGCCGTGCCCGAGGTGGAGATCGGCGCCAGCATCGGCATGGTGATCGGGGCCGAGGGCGACGTCGAAGGCTTCGTGCTGTTGAACGATCTCTCGATCCCGCATGCGAGCTTCTTCCGGCCCCCGGTGAAATTCAAGTGTGTCGACGGGTTCCTCGGCATAGGTCCGGTGCTGCGCGATGCGCAGGAGGTGGCCGATCCCGCGGGCTTTCGCGTCGAGGTGCGCGTCAACGGCACGCTGAAGCAGTCGATCGATTTCTCGCAGCTCGTGCGGCCCGCGGCACAGCTGCTCGCCGACGTCGGCGAATTCATGACGCTCGCGCATGGCGACGTGCTGATGCTGGGCTGCGACGCCGGGCGGCCGCTGGCCTGCGCGGGCGACCATGTCGAGATTTCCGCGCCGGGCTTCGAGACCCTGGCCAACACGCTGGTGCAGGAGGTGGCCGCATGA
- the hpaR gene encoding homoprotocatechuate degradation operon regulator HpaR, with amino-acid sequence MSTTFTHRNLPRLLLQAREAVMAHTRPSLREHALSDQQWRVLRVLGEHGAVETGHVAREAFILGPSLTGVLARMERDKLITRSRDPEDQRRTVVEATPHGMKLVKRLSTSIEAHYVWMEKSLGKAKLTQLYGLLDELIALEQPS; translated from the coding sequence TTGAGCACCACCTTCACCCACCGCAATTTGCCGCGCCTGCTGCTGCAGGCCCGCGAAGCCGTGATGGCCCACACCCGGCCCAGCCTGCGCGAGCACGCGCTGTCCGACCAGCAATGGCGCGTGCTGCGCGTGCTCGGCGAGCACGGCGCCGTCGAGACCGGCCACGTGGCGCGCGAGGCCTTCATCCTCGGCCCCAGCCTCACGGGCGTGCTGGCCCGCATGGAGCGCGACAAGCTCATCACGCGCAGCCGCGACCCCGAGGACCAGCGCCGCACCGTGGTCGAGGCCACGCCGCACGGCATGAAGCTGGTGAAGCGCCTGTCGACCAGCATCGAGGCGCATTACGTCTGGATGGAAAAATCGCTCGGCAAGGCCAAGCTCACGCAGCTCTACGGGCTGCTCGACGAACTCATCGCACTGGAGCAGCCATCATGA
- the radA gene encoding DNA repair protein RadA, which produces MAKEKTLFVCSECGGTSPKWLGKCPSCGAWNTLVEQVAGNGGGPANNRFGSTQYASLAGASELATLSEIEATDIERTPTGLEELDRVLGGGIVSGGVTLIGGDPGIGKSTLLLQAVDALQRAGQNALYVTGEESGAQVALRSRRLGLDHSQVQVLAEIQLEKIIATLDATRPAIAVIDSIQTVYSDQLTSAPGSVAQVRECAAHLTRFAKTSGTAVVLVGHVTKEGALAGPRVLEHMVDTVLYFEGDTHSSFRLVRAIKNRFGAVNEIGVFAMTERGLKGVANPSAIFLSQHAEPVPGSVVLVTLEGTRPMLVEIQALVDNGGPSPRRLSVGLDRDRLAMLLAVLHRHAGVACMDQDVFVNAVGGVRISEPAADLAVMLAITSSLRGKPLPKGFIAFGEVGLAGEVRPAPRGQERLREAAKLGFSVAVVPKANAPRKGTKEIEGLTIHAVDRIEEAMDVVRRLE; this is translated from the coding sequence ATGGCCAAGGAAAAAACACTCTTCGTCTGCAGCGAATGCGGCGGCACCAGCCCCAAGTGGCTCGGCAAATGCCCCAGCTGCGGCGCCTGGAACACACTCGTCGAGCAGGTGGCGGGCAACGGCGGCGGCCCGGCCAACAACCGCTTTGGCAGCACGCAGTACGCGTCGCTCGCGGGCGCTTCGGAACTGGCCACGCTGTCGGAAATAGAGGCAACCGACATCGAGCGCACGCCCACCGGCCTCGAGGAACTCGACCGCGTGCTGGGCGGCGGCATCGTGTCGGGCGGCGTCACGCTCATCGGCGGCGACCCGGGCATCGGCAAGTCGACCCTGTTGCTGCAGGCCGTCGATGCGCTGCAGCGCGCGGGGCAGAACGCGCTCTACGTCACGGGCGAGGAAAGCGGCGCGCAGGTGGCGCTGCGCTCGCGCCGGCTCGGCCTGGACCACTCGCAGGTGCAGGTGCTGGCCGAGATCCAGCTCGAGAAGATCATCGCCACGCTCGACGCCACGCGGCCGGCCATCGCGGTGATCGATTCGATCCAGACCGTGTACTCCGACCAGCTCACTTCGGCGCCCGGCTCGGTGGCGCAGGTGCGCGAATGCGCGGCCCATCTCACGCGCTTTGCCAAGACCAGCGGCACGGCCGTGGTGCTGGTGGGCCACGTCACGAAGGAGGGTGCGCTCGCGGGTCCGCGCGTGCTCGAGCACATGGTCGACACCGTGCTGTACTTCGAGGGCGACACGCATTCGAGCTTCCGCCTCGTGCGCGCGATCAAGAACCGCTTTGGCGCCGTCAACGAGATCGGCGTGTTCGCCATGACCGAGCGCGGCCTCAAGGGCGTGGCCAATCCGAGCGCGATCTTCCTGAGCCAGCATGCCGAACCGGTGCCCGGCAGCGTGGTGCTGGTCACGCTGGAGGGCACGCGGCCGATGCTGGTGGAAATCCAGGCGCTGGTCGACAACGGCGGGCCGAGTCCGCGGCGCCTGTCGGTGGGGCTGGACCGCGACCGGCTCGCGATGCTGCTGGCCGTGCTGCACCGCCACGCGGGCGTGGCCTGCATGGACCAGGACGTGTTCGTCAATGCGGTGGGTGGCGTGCGCATCAGCGAACCGGCGGCCGACCTGGCCGTGATGCTGGCCATCACGTCGAGCCTGCGCGGCAAGCCGCTGCCCAAGGGCTTCATCGCATTCGGCGAAGTGGGCCTTGCGGGTGAGGTGCGTCCCGCGCCGCGCGGGCAGGAGCGGCTGCGCGAAGCGGCCAAGCTGGGCTTCAGCGTGGCGGTGGTGCCCAAGGCCAATGCGCCGCGCAAGGGCACGAAGGAGATCGAGGGCCTGACGATCCACGCCGTCGACCGCATCGAAGAGGCGATGGACGTGGTCCGCCGCCTCGAGTGA
- a CDS encoding glycerate kinase: MRPMNFQKLLVPVGGIVLLGLAWRSYGWAGVALTGGAIVMFLLLHFNRAMQVLKRAADRPVGFVASAVMLNAKLKKGATLMHVIAMTRALGELRSPKDEEPELYRWTDTGGSHVDAEFKGGKLQSWVLTRPEAPPEEETPPG, from the coding sequence ATGCGGCCCATGAATTTCCAGAAATTGCTGGTGCCCGTGGGCGGCATCGTTCTTCTCGGGCTCGCGTGGCGCAGCTACGGCTGGGCTGGCGTGGCGCTGACCGGCGGCGCGATCGTGATGTTCTTGCTGCTGCACTTCAACCGCGCCATGCAGGTCCTCAAGCGCGCCGCCGACCGGCCTGTGGGCTTTGTCGCGAGCGCGGTGATGCTGAACGCCAAGCTCAAGAAGGGCGCGACCTTGATGCACGTCATTGCCATGACACGCGCGCTCGGCGAACTGCGTTCACCCAAGGACGAGGAGCCCGAGCTCTACCGCTGGACCGACACCGGCGGCTCGCATGTCGATGCCGAGTTCAAGGGCGGCAAGCTGCAAAGCTGGGTACTGACGCGGCCCGAGGCGCCGCCCGAAGAAGAAACGCCCCCGGGCTGA
- a CDS encoding branched-chain amino acid transaminase: protein MSSIPPSLDDRDGKIWMDGELVDWRDAKIHVLSHTLHYGCGAFEGVRAYKTADGGTSIFRLAEHTERLFNSAKILRMKIPFTPEQLNEAQKQVVRENKLESCYLRPLIWIGSEKLGVSPKGNRIHAMVAAWSWGAYLGEEGMRRGIRVKTSSYTRHHVNITMTQAKSVSNYTNSILANMEALDDGYDEALLLDASGFVSEGAGENIFVVKGGVVYTPDLSAGALNGITRNTILHVCKDLGIELVQKRITRDEVYIADEAFFTGTAAEVTPIRELDRIEIGNRGDGGSRGPITEKIQAAFFDIVNGKNPKYAHWLTKV, encoded by the coding sequence ATGAGCTCGATCCCCCCCTCGCTGGACGACCGTGACGGCAAGATCTGGATGGACGGCGAACTCGTGGACTGGCGCGACGCCAAGATCCACGTGCTGAGCCACACGCTGCACTACGGCTGCGGCGCCTTCGAGGGCGTGCGCGCCTACAAGACGGCCGACGGCGGCACCTCCATCTTCCGCCTGGCGGAGCACACCGAGCGGCTGTTCAACAGCGCCAAGATCCTGCGCATGAAGATCCCGTTCACGCCCGAACAGCTGAACGAAGCCCAGAAGCAGGTCGTGCGCGAGAACAAGCTCGAGAGCTGCTACCTGCGCCCGCTGATCTGGATCGGCTCCGAAAAGCTCGGCGTGAGCCCCAAGGGCAACCGGATCCACGCCATGGTCGCGGCCTGGTCCTGGGGTGCCTACCTGGGCGAAGAGGGCATGCGCCGCGGCATCCGCGTGAAGACCTCCAGCTACACCCGCCATCACGTGAACATCACGATGACGCAGGCCAAGTCGGTGAGCAACTACACCAACTCCATCCTCGCCAACATGGAAGCGCTGGACGACGGCTACGACGAGGCGCTGCTGCTCGACGCGAGCGGCTTCGTCTCCGAGGGCGCAGGCGAGAACATCTTCGTGGTCAAGGGCGGCGTGGTCTACACGCCCGACCTGTCCGCGGGCGCGCTCAACGGCATCACGCGCAACACCATCCTGCACGTGTGCAAGGACCTCGGCATCGAACTCGTGCAGAAGCGCATCACGCGCGACGAGGTCTACATTGCCGACGAGGCCTTCTTCACCGGCACCGCCGCCGAAGTGACGCCCATCCGCGAGCTCGACCGCATCGAGATCGGCAACCGCGGCGACGGCGGCTCGCGCGGCCCGATCACCGAGAAGATCCAGGCGGCCTTCTTCGACATCGTGAACGGCAAGAATCCCAAGTACGCCCACTGGCTCACGAAAGTCTGA
- a CDS encoding zinc-finger domain-containing protein, with product MSTNAVVELLAKELNHQGGVFCPSPKADMKLWNTHPKVYLDVARTGEAKCPYCGTVYRLKAGETVSSRH from the coding sequence ATGTCCACCAACGCAGTCGTCGAACTCCTGGCCAAGGAGCTCAACCACCAGGGCGGCGTGTTCTGCCCGAGCCCCAAGGCCGACATGAAGCTCTGGAACACCCATCCCAAGGTCTACCTGGACGTGGCGCGCACCGGCGAAGCCAAGTGCCCGTACTGCGGCACGGTCTACCGCCTGAAGGCGGGCGAGACGGTGTCGTCGCGGCACTGA
- a CDS encoding O-antigen ligase family protein — MQRSHIVRPAAMFWGLVVFMPVGVTYLSALLLLATLGLAGRYRERFARLRANPLWWPMVAYLGWTFIVLAIGPHYPETGSNLFHGLRIGLTILMAMALTREEAIWALRGFLLIAALNVLLILAYHAFGFPIWAPLRAVVMEVGNKSISNALLFSVVASTAAVWGIAQIAAHRPLRALPAFVLVLGLGLVVALPLTSRTSVLALMLVIPVVCIHQWRSHLKMLVSALVLGAVVLAAALYQLPQLQHKVETGVEEIEKAQAGEIFKGSWVIRYYMYRDTGLMIADRPLTGWGIGGWTDQWHKRGPALFAESNMPHNDFLWVGAQGGLPALLSLLAIMAGAVWQAWKRPDIAGRYALAATLIALIASSVNSAVRDAQIGLALLWIAMVYLRLAQEPRSAQPWNDLWPGSRIAAVPEAPASS, encoded by the coding sequence ATGCAGAGATCGCACATCGTCAGGCCCGCGGCCATGTTCTGGGGGCTGGTGGTGTTCATGCCCGTCGGCGTCACCTACCTTTCAGCCCTGCTGCTGCTCGCCACGCTGGGGCTGGCCGGCCGATACCGCGAGCGCTTCGCGCGGCTGCGCGCCAACCCGCTGTGGTGGCCGATGGTGGCGTACCTGGGCTGGACCTTCATCGTGCTGGCCATCGGGCCGCATTACCCCGAGACCGGCTCCAACCTGTTCCACGGCCTGCGCATCGGGCTCACGATCCTGATGGCGATGGCACTCACGCGCGAGGAAGCGATCTGGGCGCTGCGCGGCTTCCTGCTGATTGCGGCGCTGAACGTGCTGCTGATCCTGGCCTATCACGCCTTCGGCTTTCCGATCTGGGCGCCGCTGCGCGCAGTGGTCATGGAAGTGGGCAACAAGTCGATCAGCAACGCACTGCTTTTCAGCGTGGTGGCGTCCACGGCCGCCGTGTGGGGCATCGCGCAGATCGCCGCGCACCGGCCGCTGCGCGCCCTTCCCGCCTTCGTGCTGGTGCTCGGCCTGGGCCTGGTGGTGGCGCTGCCGCTGACGTCCCGCACCTCGGTGCTGGCGCTGATGCTGGTGATCCCGGTGGTGTGCATTCACCAATGGCGCAGCCACCTGAAGATGCTGGTGAGCGCCCTGGTGCTGGGTGCCGTGGTGCTGGCGGCGGCGCTATACCAGCTGCCGCAGCTGCAGCACAAGGTCGAGACCGGGGTGGAGGAGATCGAGAAGGCGCAGGCCGGCGAGATCTTCAAGGGCAGCTGGGTCATTCGCTACTACATGTACCGCGACACGGGCCTCATGATTGCCGACCGGCCGCTCACCGGCTGGGGCATCGGCGGGTGGACCGACCAGTGGCACAAGCGCGGCCCGGCGCTGTTCGCCGAATCGAACATGCCGCACAACGACTTTCTCTGGGTCGGCGCGCAGGGCGGGCTGCCGGCCCTGCTGAGCCTCTTGGCCATCATGGCCGGCGCGGTCTGGCAGGCGTGGAAGCGGCCCGACATCGCGGGCCGCTATGCGCTCGCCGCCACGCTGATCGCGCTGATCGCGTCGAGCGTGAACTCGGCGGTGCGCGACGCGCAGATCGGGCTGGCGCTGCTGTGGATCGCGATGGTGTACCTGCGGCTCGCGCAGGAGCCCCGCAGCGCCCAGCCCTGGAATGACCTGTGGCCGGGAAGCCGCATCGCAGCGGTGCCAGAGGCCCCCGCTTCCAGCTAG
- a CDS encoding ATP-binding protein → MLNLYSRHLYFRIWLAVVGGVVILTLMANWIVREAAQAERERLAPVPRNVVVLDAQDRTIGTGQALRVPGQGLEFDVTLSDGKAITLRVAPRDRPSGTGGFAPWRTPFGLGWMIALVGIAVGLGVYPIVRRLTQRLETLQRGVQRWGEGDLSVRVIEEGQDEVADLSKRFNASAERIEKLVRSHKSLLANASHELRSPLTRIRMGLELMGERPSPAARDEISRNIGELDQLIDEILLASRLDASEADMGTIEAVDLTGLAAEECSQVNADLDLEEGTDNAKLTVPGVSRLLRRAIRNLLENARRYGAGEISVELGSANGFATVRVNDRGPGVPAALRDRIFEPFYRLPGASERNGGVGLGLALVKSIAERHGGSVRCEERPGGGASFVIRLPVAGRAS, encoded by the coding sequence ATGCTGAATCTCTATTCCCGCCACCTCTACTTCCGCATCTGGCTCGCGGTGGTGGGCGGCGTGGTCATCCTCACGCTGATGGCCAACTGGATCGTGCGCGAAGCGGCGCAGGCCGAGCGCGAGCGCCTGGCGCCGGTGCCGCGCAACGTGGTGGTGCTCGACGCGCAAGACCGGACCATCGGCACCGGGCAGGCGCTGCGGGTGCCGGGCCAGGGGCTGGAGTTCGACGTGACGCTGAGCGACGGCAAGGCCATCACGCTGCGCGTGGCACCGCGCGACCGGCCCTCGGGCACCGGCGGGTTCGCGCCCTGGCGCACGCCCTTCGGCCTGGGCTGGATGATCGCGCTGGTGGGCATTGCCGTGGGCCTGGGCGTGTACCCCATCGTGCGGCGGCTCACCCAGCGGCTGGAAACACTGCAGCGCGGCGTGCAACGCTGGGGCGAAGGCGACCTCTCGGTGCGCGTGATCGAAGAAGGGCAGGACGAAGTGGCTGATCTCTCCAAACGTTTCAATGCCTCGGCCGAACGCATCGAAAAGCTGGTGCGCTCGCACAAATCCCTGCTGGCCAACGCATCGCACGAGCTGCGCTCGCCGCTCACCCGCATCCGCATGGGCCTGGAGCTGATGGGCGAGCGCCCGAGCCCCGCGGCGCGCGACGAGATCTCGCGCAACATCGGCGAGCTCGACCAGCTCATCGACGAGATCCTGCTGGCGAGCCGGCTCGATGCGAGCGAGGCCGACATGGGCACCATCGAGGCGGTCGACCTCACCGGGCTGGCGGCCGAGGAGTGCTCGCAGGTCAATGCCGATCTCGACCTGGAAGAAGGCACGGACAACGCCAAGCTCACGGTGCCGGGCGTCTCGCGCCTGCTGCGCCGCGCGATCCGCAACCTGCTCGAGAACGCCCGCCGCTACGGCGCCGGCGAGATCTCGGTGGAGCTGGGCAGCGCCAACGGCTTTGCCACCGTGCGCGTGAACGACCGCGGACCCGGCGTGCCCGCGGCCCTGCGCGATCGCATCTTCGAACCCTTCTACCGGTTGCCCGGCGCCAGCGAGCGCAACGGCGGCGTGGGCCTGGGGCTGGCGCTGGTGAAGTCGATCGCCGAGCGGCATGGCGGCAGCGTGCGCTGCGAAGAGCGCCCGGGCGGCGGCGCGAGCTTCGTCATCCGGCTGCCGGTGGCAGGCCGCGCCAGCTGA
- a CDS encoding response regulator transcription factor — protein sequence MKRMSTPQLLMIEDDARLAHMVGEYLTQSGFAFSHAGDGASGLELLQQHAPDLVILDLMLPDTDGLEICRRIRSLPAPASKVSVLMLTAKGDPMDRIIGLEIGADDYLPKPFEPRELLARIRAVLRRRSENSADTEASTVMRFGTLEIDRNARTVSVGGALADLTSYQFDLLVAMAERAGRVLTRDQIMEAVRGRELEAFDRSIDVHMGRIRAAIEVDAKNPKRILTVRGVGYVFAKQQD from the coding sequence ATGAAGCGCATGAGCACCCCCCAACTCCTGATGATCGAAGACGACGCCCGCCTGGCACACATGGTGGGCGAATACCTGACGCAGTCAGGCTTCGCGTTCTCGCATGCCGGCGATGGCGCCAGCGGCCTGGAGCTGCTGCAGCAGCACGCGCCCGACCTGGTGATCCTGGACCTGATGCTGCCCGACACCGACGGCCTGGAGATCTGCCGCCGCATCCGGTCGCTGCCCGCGCCCGCCTCGAAGGTGTCGGTGCTGATGCTCACCGCCAAGGGCGATCCGATGGACCGCATCATCGGGCTGGAGATCGGCGCCGACGACTACCTGCCCAAGCCCTTCGAGCCGCGCGAGCTGCTTGCGCGCATCCGCGCGGTGCTGCGCCGGCGCAGCGAGAACAGCGCCGACACCGAAGCCAGCACGGTGATGCGCTTCGGCACGCTCGAGATCGACCGCAATGCGCGCACCGTGTCGGTGGGCGGCGCGCTGGCCGACCTCACCTCCTACCAGTTCGACCTGCTGGTGGCCATGGCCGAGCGTGCGGGCCGCGTGCTCACGCGCGACCAGATCATGGAAGCCGTGCGCGGCCGAGAGCTCGAAGCCTTCGACCGCTCGATCGACGTGCACATGGGCCGCATCCGCGCCGCCATCGAGGTCGATGCCAAGAACCCCAAGCGCATCCTCACCGTGCGCGGCGTGGGCTACGTGTTCGCCAAGCAGCAGGACTGA
- a CDS encoding NAD(P)/FAD-dependent oxidoreductase, with amino-acid sequence MNGTAQRFDAVIMGGGLAGLTLALQLKQRFADLDVLVLERRSHPVPHAAHKVGESSVEIGAHYFDTVLGLKLHMDGAQLRKFGFRFFFSEGRRDIDQVTEIGASRYLSVPSYQIDRGIFENYLAEEAVRRGVRFDDAALVRRVDLAPDTTHDAPHRLEWSRGGETHIAETRWLIDACGRASLLKRKLGLAEANAHDVNAVWFRIGERISIDEWSGDTAWRERCDPQARWLSTNHLVGAGYWAWLIPLASGSHSVGIVADPKLHPLDTIDTFDKAMQWFATYQPRLFDALDGKRHLLQDFAFLKHFSHGCKQVFSGRRWALTGEAGLFLDPFYSPGSDFIAIGNTYITDLVAQDRAGRPLEARAQLYDQIYHSFYESTLALYQDQYPLFGDPEVLPVKVIWDYAYYWGVLSQIFFQQRLTDLMLLGSVKEELQHCQRLNLAVQQLLRAWSAACPRRNAAVMLDQAAMPWFAELNRSLKDPRMDDAAFKARLRASTFQLRQLAAEILARARADNAVLDGCTLPALLEQQMATPAVDAPAGPLLFAPPPG; translated from the coding sequence ATGAACGGCACTGCGCAACGATTCGACGCAGTGATCATGGGCGGCGGGCTCGCGGGCCTCACGCTGGCGCTGCAACTGAAACAGCGCTTTGCCGACCTCGACGTGCTGGTGCTCGAACGGCGCAGCCATCCAGTGCCGCACGCGGCCCACAAGGTCGGCGAATCGTCGGTGGAGATCGGCGCGCACTACTTCGACACGGTGCTCGGCCTGAAGCTCCACATGGACGGCGCGCAGTTGCGCAAGTTCGGCTTCCGCTTCTTCTTCAGCGAAGGCCGGCGCGACATCGACCAGGTCACCGAGATCGGCGCCAGCCGCTACCTGTCGGTGCCCAGCTACCAGATCGATCGCGGCATCTTCGAGAACTACCTGGCCGAGGAAGCGGTGCGCCGCGGCGTGCGATTCGACGATGCCGCGCTGGTGCGCCGAGTCGACCTCGCGCCCGACACCACGCACGATGCGCCGCACCGCCTGGAGTGGTCGCGCGGCGGCGAGACCCACATCGCCGAAACGCGCTGGCTCATCGATGCCTGCGGGCGCGCAAGCCTGCTCAAGCGCAAGCTCGGGCTCGCGGAAGCCAACGCGCACGACGTGAACGCCGTGTGGTTTCGCATCGGGGAGCGCATTTCCATCGACGAATGGAGCGGCGACACGGCCTGGCGCGAGCGCTGCGATCCCCAGGCGCGCTGGCTCTCGACCAACCACCTGGTGGGCGCGGGCTACTGGGCGTGGCTGATTCCGCTGGCCTCCGGCTCGCACTCGGTGGGCATCGTGGCCGACCCGAAGCTGCATCCGCTCGACACCATCGACACCTTCGACAAGGCCATGCAGTGGTTCGCCACCTACCAGCCGCGGCTTTTCGACGCGCTGGACGGCAAGCGGCACCTGCTGCAGGACTTCGCGTTCCTCAAGCACTTCTCGCACGGCTGCAAGCAGGTGTTCTCGGGCCGGCGCTGGGCGCTGACCGGCGAGGCCGGGCTCTTTCTCGATCCCTTCTATTCGCCCGGCAGCGACTTCATCGCGATCGGCAACACCTACATCACCGACCTGGTGGCGCAAGACCGCGCGGGCCGCCCTCTCGAAGCGCGCGCGCAGCTGTACGACCAGATCTACCACTCGTTCTACGAAAGCACGCTGGCGCTCTACCAGGACCAGTACCCCCTCTTCGGCGACCCCGAGGTGCTGCCGGTGAAGGTGATCTGGGACTACGCCTACTACTGGGGCGTGCTCTCGCAGATCTTCTTCCAGCAGCGGCTCACCGACCTGATGCTGCTGGGCAGCGTGAAGGAAGAGCTGCAGCACTGCCAGCGCCTGAACCTTGCGGTGCAGCAGCTGCTGCGCGCCTGGTCCGCCGCCTGCCCCCGGCGCAACGCCGCGGTCATGCTCGACCAGGCGGCCATGCCGTGGTTCGCCGAGCTCAACCGCAGCCTGAAGGATCCGCGCATGGACGATGCCGCGTTCAAGGCGCGCCTGCGGGCCTCGACCTTCCAACTGCGCCAGCTGGCGGCTGAAATCCTCGCGCGGGCACGGGCGGACAATGCGGTGCTGGATGGCTGCACGCTGCCCGCCTTGCTCGAGCAGCAAATGGCCACGCCCGCGGTGGATGCGCCGGCCGGCCCCCTGCTTTTTGCACCGCCGCCGGGTTGA
- a CDS encoding beta-ketoacyl synthase chain length factor, translating into MSAPNQAPKPPTLYIEGPAFWTPTLPGWDAARAAFRGEGALADPPARRPSPQVLAPAERRRAPDTVALALEVAAASMAGAGRNAADVPCVFVSAHGDLSINDYMCTTLATDPTVLSPTRFHNSVHNAAVGYWTIGTGCMAASNSVSAYENSFAAGLLEAAVQCAADQSPVLLVGYDTPTVGALTSVTDSQGLLAVALVIAPERTARTVASLAWSLEENGGNTAAAPLASEAAKSLAHINPMAHALGLFEALARLDGHPPALDLPLSSSTLSLRLQLQPLQD; encoded by the coding sequence ATGAGCGCGCCGAACCAGGCGCCGAAGCCGCCCACCCTCTACATCGAAGGCCCGGCCTTCTGGACACCGACGCTGCCGGGCTGGGACGCGGCGCGCGCCGCCTTCCGCGGCGAAGGCGCGCTGGCCGACCCGCCCGCCAGGCGGCCATCGCCCCAGGTGCTGGCCCCGGCCGAGCGCCGCCGCGCACCCGACACCGTGGCGCTGGCGCTCGAGGTGGCGGCCGCATCCATGGCCGGCGCGGGCCGCAATGCGGCCGACGTGCCCTGCGTCTTCGTCTCGGCGCACGGCGACCTGTCGATCAACGACTACATGTGCACCACGCTGGCGACCGATCCCACGGTGCTGTCGCCCACGCGCTTTCACAACTCGGTACACAACGCCGCTGTGGGCTACTGGACCATCGGCACCGGCTGCATGGCCGCCAGCAACTCGGTCTCGGCCTACGAGAACAGCTTTGCCGCCGGCCTGCTCGAAGCCGCGGTGCAGTGCGCGGCCGACCAGTCGCCGGTGCTGCTGGTGGGCTACGACACCCCCACCGTGGGCGCGCTGACCTCGGTGACCGACAGCCAGGGCCTGCTGGCCGTGGCGCTGGTGATCGCGCCCGAACGCACGGCGCGCACGGTGGCCTCGCTCGCGTGGTCGCTGGAAGAAAACGGCGGCAACACCGCGGCGGCACCGCTGGCTTCGGAAGCCGCGAAATCGCTGGCGCACATCAACCCGATGGCCCATGCGCTCGGCCTGTTCGAAGCGCTGGCGCGGCTGGACGGCCACCCGCCGGCGCTCGACCTGCCGCTTTCGTCTTCCACCCTTTCGCTGCGGCTCCAGCTGCAGCCGTTGCAGGACTAG